In the Aristaeella hokkaidonensis genome, GTGACTATGTGGAATTCCTGCGGCTGTGGCGGCCGATCCGGGATTATGTGGAGACGCGGCTGACCAAGGACGGAACATTGAAGATTACTGTGCGCGGGCCGCTGTTCTCCGCCATGCAGTTTGAGATTTACCTGCTGGAGATCGTCAATGAAGTCTATTTCCGCCTGAAGTATGATTACAATGCACTGAGGAAGTCGGCGGAGGAACGGCTGGATGAGAAGATCAAAGCCTTCCAGACCGGAAAATACACCTTCAGCTTTGCTGAGTTCGGCTGCCGCCGCCGTCTATCCCGGGAATGGGAAGACGAAGTGGTCCGTCGCCTGGCCACGGAGACAAAGAACTGCGTGGGTACCTCCAACGTCATGCTGGCAAAGAAATACGGTCTGAAGCCCATCGGGACCTATGCCCATGAGTTTGTACAGATGTACCAGGGCATTGACTCCATTCCGCTGGCGTATACAAACCATTATGCCCTGGAAGACTGGTATGACGAGTACCGCGGCGACAACGGAACGGCACTGACCGATACCGTGACCACGGACCTGTTCCTGCTGGACTTCAACCGGGCGATGGTGAACAACTTCACCGGTGTGCGCCATGACAGCGGTGATCCCTATGAGTGGGGCGAAAAGATGATTGCCCACTACAAGAAGTACGGGGCGGATCCGAAGACGAAGCTGCTGCTGTTCAGCGACAGTCTTGATTTTGACCGGGCCCAGGCGCTGTATGATTACTTTAAAGACCGGGCAAAGGTGTCGTTTGGCATCGGTACGTTCTGCTCCAACGATACCAGTGAGGAAGCACTGAATATTGTTATCAAGCTGCAGACGGTGAACGGACGGGCGGTTGCAAAACTGTCCGATTCGGCCGGAAAAACCATGTGCCGGGACGACGAGTATATGGAGTATCTGGAACGCTCCGTCGCGTTCCGCCTGAACCGCGAAAAATAAGGAAATACAGGCCCAAAGACGCTGTTGAGAAAATAGCGTCTTTTTTTATCCGCGGGCAGAAAAATAGGTACGGATATATCTCTTATGATTGCATTTTTTTTCCAAACACAGTATGCTATCATCTGATACGTAAAAAACAAGCAAGGGCGGTGAAACCGCCGGAGGAGGACACATGATTGAGATTCAGAACGTAACCAAAACGTACTCGAAGAATAATAAAAAGGCCGTGGACAACCTGTCCCTGAGTGTAAAAGGCGGTGAGCTGTTCGGCTTTATCGGGCCGAACGGCGCCGGCAAAACCACCACGATCAAAATGCTGACCGGCGTGCTGAAGCCCGATGAAGGCTCCATCACCATGGCGGGACACCGGATGGATTCCGAGCGCCTGGAGGCCCAGCGCCTGATCGGCTTTGTGCCGGACGGAAACGATCTGTATGACCGGTTGTCCGGTATGGAATACCTGAACTTTATGGCGGATATTTACCAGGTGAGCGCTTCCCGCCGGAAGGCCCACATTGAAAAATACCTGCACATCTTTGAACTGGAAGACGCCATCAACAGCCAGGTGCGCACATATTCCAAGGGTATGAAGCAGAAGCTGGTCGTGATCGGCGCCCTGATCCACAATCCTCCGATCTGGATCCTGGACGAGCCCCTGGGCGGCCTGGATCCCCGGGCAGCTCACCTGCTGAAGGAAGAGATGATCCGTCATTGCAACGAGGGAAATACTGTGTTCTTCTCCACCCACGTGCTGGAAGTTGCTGAAAAGCTGTGCACCCGCATCGGCGTGATCGATCACGGCACCCTGCGTGCTCAGGGCACCCTGGAAGAACTGCGTTCCGGTGAAAAGAGCGCCAGCCTGGAAGACCTGTTCCTGCAGCTGACCGATGACGGAGGAGACAACGAATGAAAAGCTTTATGGCACTGCTGCGGCTGCAGCTGCTGTCCAGATACGCGGACATGAAACCGCGTAACCTGAAGACGGCGCTGAAGGAAAAGAAAGGCCGCACCATTGGAATGATCATCGCGGTCATTTTCGCGATTGCATATCTCGGCGGTATGCTTTTCTATCTTGAAACTCAGATGATCGACATCCTGATCAGGCTTCACATGCCTGAAATGCTGGTGACCCTGGCGGTGGTCCTTGCCACCACGGGTACGCTGATCATGGCGTTCTTCTTCACTCTGAGCGTTTTGTACCTTGGCCGTGACGCGACTTATCTGGCATCGCTGCCCATTAAGCCCCGGACGCTGCTGAGCGCCAAACTGACCCAGGTGTGGATTTCTGAAACCTGCATTGACGCGCTGCTGATCCTGCCTGCCTGTATTCTTTACGGCGTGAAGACCGGCGCTGAAGCGCTCTTCTACGTCCGGATGGTTGTGGTCTGGCTGCTGATTGCTATTCTGCCGATCTGCCTGATTGCTTTCCTGTCCAGCCTGCTGATCCGTCTTTCCGCTCTGTGGAAGCACCGTGAAACGATTATGACCGTCGGCGGTATAGTACTGCTGATTGGTTATATGTTCCTGATGTCGAACCTTGGCGGCATGACCGGCAGCAGCACCACGGACGGTGGAGCGATGATGGAAAGCTTCGTGACAGGAAGTGCCAGCCGGTTCGCCGGCCTGACGAAGATGTTCCCGCCTGCTGAATGGGCTGCCGAAGGCATGCTGGGCCAGAACAACCAGATGTTCCTTGTATGGATCCTGGTTTCCCTGGCGGCTCCGGTCGTCACGGTATGGCTGCTGGGCTACAGCTACCGCAAGCTGTCCATGATGCAGTCTGAGACACCCGGCGGAAAGAAGAAAAAGTTTACCGGACGGGAATCCTTCACGGCCGGCGGCCAGCTGAAGGCCTGCATCCTGCGGGAGTTCAAGACGATCCTGCGGGTGCCGTCTTACGCGACCAATATCCTGCCGATCTGCTTTATGCCGCTGATGATGGTCATCATCTTCAGCGTTTCTATCGGCAAAGCCGGTGAAAGCCTCAGCGGGCTGTTCCAGAGTATGCATCCCGCCCTGATCATGGGCATACTGGCGGCGATGATGGCCTATATGGCGGGCATGAATCCCGCGCTTTCCACCGCGGTAACGCGGGAAGGTAAAGGCCATGATTTCCTGACGGCTCTGCCGGTGCCGACCATGACCTTTATCCGCGCGAAATTCATCGTGGGCTACGGATTCGGAGCGGCCGGTGTGATCGCTGCTTCAATCGCCCTGCTGATTATGTATCCGGGCGTGGAACTGCAGGTTATCATGGCGCTTGTGCTGTGCCTGCTGTTCAGCTATGTGAACTGCGCCCTGGCCCTGAGCCGGGATATCAAAAAGCCCAAGCTGGACTGGGTGACAGAGCAGGAAGCTGTGAAGCAGAACTTCGGTGTGATGATCTCCATGTTCGTTTCCTGGGGTATCCTGATTGCCCTGGCGGCCCTGACCTACGTCCTGATTGACAAGCTTCACTTGGAGCTGCTGCCGATCTTCGGAATCCTTGCGGGTGCCCTGGTGATCCTGGCCATCGCAGCACATGCGATCATGAAAAATAATGCGGAGAAGTATTACTGCGCTGGTTAAACAAAAAGAGGCGAAAGCCTCTTTTTGTTTTAATGAAAAATGAAAACTTAAAACTTTGCGATCGCCGTATTCCATTTCTGCATCGTCATAGACTCGCAGAAATGGACGGCTGTAGCATGGGAGGCATATACCGCATCTTCAATCGTCGTGACTTCCCACTGGGAAGATCACTCGTTTCAGATGACCTCAGCTCTGACGAGATTTCTGCCACCGGCAGTCATCAGAGCTTCGCCCGTGCTAAAGCACGGATGCCTCCTCAATAACTTAAAAATGATATAGTGTTTTGGGCTTGTGAATCATTGTGATGGTGATGAGTAATTGACAGAAAATTGAGAAGGAAAGTATAATCAAGGCACTAACCGGAAGGGGATTGAACATGAAGAAGATTATCGGTCTGGTGATTTGCCTGATGATGCTGGTGAGCGGAATTGCAATGGCTGACCAGACGATTGAACTGCTGCCTGGACTGGGCTATGTGGTGGATCTGCCGGATGATATGGAATATGTATCTCCGGAAGCCTCGGAGAATGGTGTTGAAACCTATTTCACCAACGACCTGGAGATGGATTGCATCTGCTATCCGAAATCTGAGGCGGAGAACCTGGGCATGGCGGAAACGCTGAAGGAAACCGTGAAGGTGCTTACAGAGAAGGAATGGGAGGCAGAACTCCGTAAGGTGAGCGGCATCACGATGGTGTGCTTCCGGATGAAGGATGAATCGGACGGAGCTCCGGGTATCGGATACATCTTTGAAGACGGTGACCTGATGATCGAGATTGACTTCTGGTATGCCACCCAGGAAGCGGCGGACAGAACCCTGGAGATCATGTCTTCCCTCAGACAGGAATAATCAATCAAATAATTGCAATTCAGCCGGATCCATGAGGATCCGGCTTTGTGTTTAAAGCTTGATTTGTGGTATAATCAAGTGTTCATATTTGCACAAAATGGCGGTACGGCCGCCGGAGGGATTATGAGCTTTACGCATCTTCATCTGCACACGGAGTACAGCCTGCTGGACGGCGCCTGCCGGATCAGTTCGCTTGCTGACCGGCTGAAAGCGCTGGGGATGGACTCCTGCGCTATTACGGATCACGGCGTTTTGTACGGCGCGATTGATTTCTATAATGCGATGAAGGACGCCGGGATCAAACCGATCATCGGCTGCGAAGCATACGTCTGCCGGGACAGGACAGACAAGTCCATGACCGGCCGTGAAAACAGCCACCTGATCCTGCTGTGCGAGAACAATACCGGCTACCAGAACCTGATGTACCTGATCAGCGAGGGCTTCCTGACGGGTTACTATTACCGGCCGCGGATCGACTATAACCTGATCCGGGAACATCACGAAGGCCTGATCTGCCTGAGCGCCTGCCTGAGCGGCGATCTTCCGAAAATGCTGCTGAACGGGCAGGATGAAAGCGCCCATGCTTATGTACGGGAAATGCAGGAGATCTTCGGCGAGAAGAATTTCTATATTGAGATCATGGATCACAACCTGCGGGAAGAAAAAACCGTGCTGCCGCGGCTGATCAGCCTGGCCCGGGAAATGAATGTTCCGCTGGTTGCGACCAACGACTGTCACTACCTGGAGAAGAAAGACGCACATGCCCAGGAAGTGCTGATGTGCATCCAGACCGGCAAGACGCTGGCGGACGACCAGCGGATGCGGATGGAGACAGAAGAACTCTACGTCAAGAGCGAAGAGGAGATGCGCGCCCTGTTCCGGCAGGTGCCGGACGCTATTGACCGGACGCAGGAGATTGTGGAACGGTGTAACGTTGAGTTTGAATTCGGCGTAACCCGCCTGCCGCACTATCCGGTGCCGGAAGGTGAGACGGCAAAGAGCATGCTGCGCCGCCTGTGCGGGGAAGGCATGAAGAAGCTTTATCCGGACGCCAAAGAGGGAGATGAACCCTATCAGCGGCTGGAGTATGAGCTGTCCACCATTGAACATATGGGCTATGTGGATTACTTCCTGATCGTCTGGGACTTCATCCACTATGCCAAATCCCACGGAATCATGGTTGGCCCCGGCCGCGGCAGCGGCGCAGGTTCTATCGTAGCCTATACGCTGGGCATTACCATGCTGGATCCGCTGAAATACCAGCTGCTGTTTGAACGCTTCCTGAATCCGGAACGCGTCAGCATGCCTGATATTGACGTGGACTTCTGCTACGAACGGCGGCAGGAGGTTATTGACTACGTGGCCCGGAAATATGGATCGGACCATGTGAGCCAGATCATCACCTTCGGTACCATGGCGGCCAAGGGCGTTGTACGCGACGTCGGCCGGGTGCTGGGTATGAGCTATCAGGAAACGGACGCGGTGGCCAAGGCGATTCCCTTTGACCTGGGCATGACGCTGAATAAGGCGCTGAAGATCAGCCCGGTGCTCCGGGAAATGTATGACAACCAGCCGAAGGTCAGGGAACTGATTGATACGGCACTGACGCTGGAAGGGATGCCCCGGCATGCTTCCACCCACGCGGCGGGCGTGCTGATTACCGGCAAGCCGGTAGTGGAATTTGTGCCCCTGCAGCGGAACGACGAGGTCATTACCACCCAGTATCCGATGGGCACCATTGAGCGCCTGGGTCTGCTGAAGATGGACTTTCTCGGCCTGCGGACCCTGACGGTGATCCGGGATACGCTGGATATGATGCGGGAAACCGGCAAGGACATGAAGCCGGAGGATATTCCGCTGGATGATCCTGCTGTTTATGAAATGATCAGCCGGGGCGATACGGACGGCGTGTTCCAGATGGAAGGCGCGGGCATGACCGGCTTCCTGACGAACATGAAGCCCAGCTGCTTTGAAGACATCATCGCTGCCATCTCCCTTTACCGTCCGGGCCCCATGGAATCCATTCCGCGCTATATCGCAGGCAAGGCGAACCCTGCCAGCGTAAAGTATAAAACTGAAAAACTGCGTCCGATCCTGGACGTGACCTACGGGTGCATGGTGTACCAGGAACAGGTTATGCAGATCGTGCGTGACCTGGCTGGATACAGCTACGGGCGGAGCGATCTGGTGCGCCGCGCCATGGCGAAGAAAAAACACAAGGTCATGGAAGAGGAACGGCAGATTTTCGTCCACGGCCTGACGGACAAGGATGGGAACGTCACTGTGCCCGGATGCGTGCGCAACGGCGTTCCGGAGAATGTGGCGAACGAAATCTACGATGAAATGATCGCTTTCGCCAGCTACGCCTTCAACAAGTCCCACGCCGCGGCCTACGGTGTGGTGGCTATGCAGACTGCCTGGCTGAAGCGGTATTATCCCGTGCAGTTCATGGCGGCCATGCTGAACAGCGTGTACGGCAATACCGGCAAGATCGCCGGATACATCCAGTACTGCCGGGGCCGGGATATTTCCGTCCTGCCGCCTAACGTGAACCGGAGCCGCTGGAAGTTTACAGTGGACCGGGACGCGGAAGGAAAAGCCGCAATCCTGTTCGGCCTGGGCGCAATCAAGAGCGTCGGCGAGAACGCCGTTAACGCGATTATCCGCGAGCGGGAAAGCGCCGGACCTTTCCGGGATATCTTTGACTTCTGCCGGCGTATTGATACGGCGGAGTGCAACAAGCGGGTCACGGAGAGCCTGATCAAGGCAGGAGCCTTTGACGGCTTCGGCGCCAATCGTCCGCAGATGCTGGCTGTATATGAGGCGGCCATGGACGCGAACCAGGCGCAGAAAAAGAAGAATGTATCCGGCCAGGTAAGCCTGTTTGATATGTTCGGCGGCGGGGAAGAACAGCCCATGTTTGACGCTGAACTGCGGCTGCCGGACATTCCGGACTGCCCGGCAAAAGCCAAACTGAAAATGGAAAAGGACGCCGCGGGAGTCTATATGACGGGTCATCCGTTGGATGATTATCGGGAGAAGCTGAAAAAGCTGACCTATACGGCGGCTGAAATCACCGAACCCGAAGAGGAAGCCGAGACTCCGGATCTGGACGGAATGTTTGTGGACCTGGGCGGCATCCTGACAGAGGTCAAGGAAAAGGCGACCAAGAAGGGCGACTATATGGCCTTTGTCACCCTGGAAGATATGACAGGGCAGATTGAATGCCTGGTGTTCCCCAGGGTGTTTGAGAAATACCGGCTGCTGCTGAACACGGATGAGGCCGTGGTGATCAGCGGCAAGATCAGCGTGCGGGAGGATGAAGCTCCCAAGCTGCTGGCGGAGCGGGTAACCCGGCTGGAAGAGTGGACAACGCAGCCCTCCACGCTGCGGCTGGAGGAATTCCGGAAGAAGCGGGAAGCACCGAAAACGGACGCCCAGCTGGCGGCTGAAGCAGAGAAAAAAGTCTTCCTGCGGCTGAGCCGGCAGGATATGGACCGGGCCGGCGCCGTGCTGGCGCTGTGCGCGGGAGAGATTCCGGTTTATATGCATATTCCGGAAGAAAAGATTACGCTGCTGTGCCCGAAGGAAAACTGGTGCAGCGCGGATGAAAACTGCATCCAACGGCTGAGGGATGTGCTGGGTGCGGAAAACGTGGTACTGAAACAAAAGGGGTGAGACTCATGGAACAGAAGAAGAGCCGGGCAGCGGAGATCATTCGGTTTGCCCTGACCGGCGGCGTCTGTTTTGTGGTGGAACTGGCCGTACTGATTTTGCTGAAGGGGAAGTTCGGCGTGGATACGCTGATTGCAACGCCCATCGCTTTCCTGATTTCAGTGATCCTGAATTACCTGCTGTGCGTCGTTTGGGTTTTCCGTGGAGCAAAGAACCGGGGAGCTGGCGCAAAGGCAGGCTTCCTGATTACCAGCCTGATCGGCCTGGGACTGAACGAGGTGCTGATGCTGCTGTTCCGGGTGATCCTGGGTGAAGACGCTGTGATACTGACTTTCGGATCCAGAACGATCAACATGTATGTGCTGAACAAGTGCATGGCGACGCTGATTGTGATGATCTGGAATTACTTCTCGAAACGGGCGGTATTGTACCGCAAGGCAAAGCAATGATTGAACTGGAACATGTTACCAAGCTGTACGGAAGCATCCCGGGGCTCCGGGATGTCTCGCTTCATGTTCCCAAAGGGCAGACGGTGGGACTACTGGGCCGCAACGGCGCTGGCAAGACCACGGCGCTGAACCTGATGACCGGCTATTTTCCGCCGACAGAAGGCAAGGTACGGGTGGGCGGAAAGGATATGCTGGCTGACTCGCGGGCCTGCAAACGGATGATCGGCTATCTGCCGGAAAAACCGCCGCTGTATGACGAAATGACGGTGGAGGAGTACCTGGCCTTTGTCAGCGAACTGCGGGAAGTGACCCGGAAAGCAAACCGGGAGCATGTGAACGAGATTATCGAGCTGTGCTCCCTGAAGGAAGTCCGGGAACGGGTTATCGGCCACCTGAGCAAGGGATACCGTCAGCGCGTCGGTATTGCGCAGGCGCTGTGTGGCGCACCGGACGTCCTGATCCTGGATGAACCGACGGTCGGCCTGGATCCGCGGCAAACGGTGGAAATGCGGGAACTGATCCGGAAGCTGGGGAAGGACCACACGGTTGTATTCTCCAGCCATATCCTTACCGAGGTTCAGCAGCTCTGCTCCCGGGTGATAATCCTGAACGAAGGTCGGATGGTACAGAGCATTGACCTGACGGAGAAACCGGCCGACACCCTACGGCTGCGGGTACGTGCAGCCGGACGGAAGGAAGCCCTTCTGGGGGCCCTGAAGGGCCTGCAATGCGTACTGCAAGCAGAAGGAGTCAACAGTCCGGAGGCGGGCACAGCAGAGTTCCTGCTGACCTGTAAAACGGCGGATGAGCAGGGAAGGGCAACGGACCAGATTTTCCGGCTGCTGGCAGGGCTGAACGCACCGATCCGGATGATGACGGAGGAAGTTGATAGCCTTGAGGAGATCTTCCTGAGAAACACATAAGTGTTTCACAGAAAGATCTCAATGAAAACTGAAAACTTAAAACTTAAAACTGAAAAATAATTTAGTGTTTAAGTTGTAAGCGTAAAGTTGCCTGATGGCAGGCAGAAAGGAGGGAAAGTCACTATGAATACGATCCGGAAACGGGAGATACAGGGGTACTTTTATACTTCTGTAGGCTATGTGTTTATCGGGGTATTCCTGATTATTTCCTCCATCCTGTTTTACGTGAGTATACTAAGGACGCGGAGCGGTGAACTGCCGAATTTCATCTATACGATGAGCTATCTGTGGATGCTGCTTTGCCCGATCCTGACGATGCGCCTGCTGGCGGAAGAAAAGCAGAAGAAGACAGATCAGCTGCTGCTGACGAGCCCGGTATCCCTGCCGGGCATTGTGCTTGGCAAATACCTGGCTGCGGTGACGGTACTGCTGATAACCGCGGGGATGACGCTTCTGTTTGTGCTGGTGGTAGCCCTCTACGGCAGGGTGTATCCGGCGGAACTGGCGGTAAACTACCTGGGATTCATCCTGCAGGGCTGCGCCCTGGCCGCACTGGATCTGTTCCTTTCGGGATGCGCGGGCACACCGGTGACGGCTGCGGTTCTGGCGTACGGCGCCAACCTGCTGCTGTGGATCCTGGATGAAATGTACGGCATGATCCAGGTGGAATGGCTCTCGGAGATCCTGAAATTCCTGTCCATATACCGTCGGAATGAGAACATGATCAAGCTGGGGCAGCTGAGTTTCGCAGCGATCCTGTATGACCTGTCCTTTATCGCGGCGTTCCTGGCACTGGCGGTGTTCAGGCTCGATCGAAAAAGATATACGCGGTAAAAATCCTGGATTTTACCGTAATGAAAACTGAAAACTTAAAACTTAAGACTTAAAAATGATTTAAGTTTGTCAGTGCAGAGTGATGAGTGAAGAGTGTAGAGTTGCCCGCGGATGCGGACAGTGAAGAGCGAAGAGTTGCCCACGGGACGCGGGCAGAAAGGAGAGAAAACGCCACCCATGAGCAAAGGGAAGTTTAAAACCGGGAAGTGGAAATACGGTTCCGTATCAGCCCTGATGCTGGCAATGGTGCTGCTGGCGCTGATTGCGCTGAACGCGGGCGTATACGCGCTGGAAAAGAATAAGGGATGGCGTATTGATCTCTCCTTTAACGGCATTCTGTCCCAGAGCGCGGAAACAAAGGCTGTGATTGAAAAACTGGATAAACCGGTTGAGATCTATGCACTGTTCCGGAAATCTTCTGAAAGGGACTGGCTGGAGCTTCAGGAACTGCTGAACAAGTATGCCGCGTCCAGTGATAAGATCACCTGGAAACAGGTGGATCCGGCAGTTAATCCGCAGCTACTGGAGCAGTTTTCGACCGATAACCTGGTGCCGGGAGAGTCCAACTTCATTGTCTGGTGTGAACAGACGAACCGCTTCAGGATCCTTGGCGGCGAGGACTTTATGGGCTTGGAGTACAACCTTGAGACAGGCACAATGGAATATGACAGCCTGACGTTTGAAAGCGCCATTACCGGGGCAATTGCCTACGTGGTGAAGGATCGGGTGCCAAAGGCTGTGATCCTGCAGGGACACGATGAGTATGAACTGCAATACCTGACAGACTTCCAGAACCTGCTGGAAGCCAATCAGTATGAAGTGGAATATCAGACCCTGAGGGATAATGAATATACGCCGGATCCTGAAGACCTGCTGATTTTCTTTAATGCACAGAAAGATCTGACGGATATTGAAATGACAAAGCTGACGGAATTCGCCGCGAAGGGCGGCAGCTTCCTGTTTGTCTGTGATTATAGTGCTCCCATGGCGAATATGCCCAATTATATGACGCTGCTGCGGAGCTACGGATTTGAGCCGCTGGACGGACTGGTTCGCGCCGATCCGCTGGACAAAAATTCCTATTACGAATCCAATCAGTATTTTCTTTTACCTGTGATGTGCTCTACGGATATCACGATGGACCTGGTGGGACTGGGCAGGGATTACCTGATTATTCCGGAAACGAGAGCCTTCGCGGAACCGGAAGAGGGAGACCGGAACCTGAACGTAAGCGTTGTGCTTCGCAGCGCTGATACGGCAATCCGCCAAATTGACAGAACAAACATTGCACCCAGCGTAACAGACGGATATCCGCTGGCGCTGGAAGCCCGTCGTATCACCACGGAGAGTTATGTATCCAGGGCTTTTATCATTGGCTGCGGTGAGGTGCTGATAAGTAAATACCTGTACTCGGTCACACATTGCCAGGAGCTGACGGTGAACGTGATGGAGTTCCTGCTGCAGAATGACGGAACAGGCCTGAATATTACGCCGAAGGATGCGGCTCGTCCAGGATTGAAAACGGAAAGCCTGAGCCTGGGATCGATCCTGCTGATCGCACTGCCGCTGTCGGTGCTGTTTGCGGCGCTGCTGGTGCTGGGACCGAGGAAAAACAGATAACATCTGTTTTTCTAATGAATACTGAAAATTTAAAACTTAAAAATAATAGTTACTGAATGCTATCCTAAAGTAAGCTGGATAGTTTATACATAAGATTAGTGGAAATAATAGAGGAATATAAAGCATGCAAAAGGTGGAAAGACAGAAGCATAAGGACCGGAAGCGGAGAAGGCTGACCGGGGTGATTCTGTGCGCTCTTTTGCTGGTGATCTGCGTTGCGATTGGTTTGCTGCTGCGGGATAAGGCAGAGAAAACGGCCTCTGAAGCGAACGTGAAATATGAAGCACAAACAGGCAATATCTTTCTGCACGAAGAAAGCGAACTGAAAAGCCTGACGCTGATCCAGCAGGGGAAAGATCCCTGGACCGTGGAGACAGACGCGGAAGGCAAACTTCATCTGCTGCATGAGGAAACAGGAGAACCCTCTTCCTGGACGGTGGATGAAAACATCGCAGAACTGCTGATGAGCGTGGCCACAAACCTGACCTATGACGACATATTCGCGGAAAAACGGTCAGAATGGGAAGTCGCTCTGGATGCTTTCGGCCTGAAGGAACCACTGGTAACCGCTGTGTTCAGTTTCCACGACGGCACGGATGTGACTGTGCATGTCGGGAAATCGGCTGATCCTGAAAACAACAGGTACTACTACATGTCTGTGGACGGAGATGAACACCTGTACGCTGT is a window encoding:
- a CDS encoding ABC-2 transporter permease, translating into MNTIRKREIQGYFYTSVGYVFIGVFLIISSILFYVSILRTRSGELPNFIYTMSYLWMLLCPILTMRLLAEEKQKKTDQLLLTSPVSLPGIVLGKYLAAVTVLLITAGMTLLFVLVVALYGRVYPAELAVNYLGFILQGCALAALDLFLSGCAGTPVTAAVLAYGANLLLWILDEMYGMIQVEWLSEILKFLSIYRRNENMIKLGQLSFAAILYDLSFIAAFLALAVFRLDRKRYTR
- a CDS encoding Gldg family protein produces the protein MRTVKSEELPTGRGQKGEKTPPMSKGKFKTGKWKYGSVSALMLAMVLLALIALNAGVYALEKNKGWRIDLSFNGILSQSAETKAVIEKLDKPVEIYALFRKSSERDWLELQELLNKYAASSDKITWKQVDPAVNPQLLEQFSTDNLVPGESNFIVWCEQTNRFRILGGEDFMGLEYNLETGTMEYDSLTFESAITGAIAYVVKDRVPKAVILQGHDEYELQYLTDFQNLLEANQYEVEYQTLRDNEYTPDPEDLLIFFNAQKDLTDIEMTKLTEFAAKGGSFLFVCDYSAPMANMPNYMTLLRSYGFEPLDGLVRADPLDKNSYYESNQYFLLPVMCSTDITMDLVGLGRDYLIIPETRAFAEPEEGDRNLNVSVVLRSADTAIRQIDRTNIAPSVTDGYPLALEARRITTESYVSRAFIIGCGEVLISKYLYSVTHCQELTVNVMEFLLQNDGTGLNITPKDAARPGLKTESLSLGSILLIALPLSVLFAALLVLGPRKNR